One genomic segment of Drosophila melanogaster chromosome 3R includes these proteins:
- the Ktl gene encoding Kctd12-like, isoform B, which translates to MPEIIELNVGGVSYTTTLATLLQDKSTLLAELFGEGRDSLAKDSKGRYFLDRDGVLFRYILDFLRDKALHLPEGFRERQRLLREAEHFKLTAMLECIRSERDARPPGCITIGYRGSFQFGKDGLADVKFRKLSRILVCGRVAQCREVFGDTLNESRDPDHGGTDRYTSRFFLKHCYIEQAFDNLHDHGYRMAGSCGSGTAGSAAEPKPGVDTEENRWNHYNEFVFIRD; encoded by the coding sequence ATGCCCGAAATCATCGAGCTGAACGTCGGCGGCGTGAGCTACACGACCACACTGGCCACACTGCTGCAGGATAAGAGCACGCTGCTGGCGGAACTCTTTGGCGAGGGTCGCGATTCGCTGGCCAAGGACAGCAAGGGTCGCTACTTCCTGGACCGTGACGGCGTCCTCTTCCGCTACATCCTGGACTTCCTGCGCGACAAGGCGCTGCACCTTCCCGAAGGATTCCGCGAGCGACAGCGGCTGCTGCGGGAGGCGGAGCACTTTAAGCTGACCGCCATGCTCGAGTGCATCCGCAGCGAGCGGGACGCTCGACCACCCGGATGCATCACCATCGGTTACCGTGGCAGCTTCCAGTTCGGCAAAGACGGACTGGCCGACGTTAAGTTCCGGAAGCTGTCGCGCATCCTGGTCTGCGGCCGAGTGGCCCAGTGCCGCGAGGTGTTCGGCGATACGCTGAACGAGTCCCGGGATCCGGATCATGGTGGCACGGATCGGTACACCTCGCGGTTCTTCCTGAAGCACTGCTACATCGAGCAGGCTTTCGACAATCTGCACGACCACGGATACCGCATGGCCGGAAGCTGCGGATCCGGAACTGCCGGCTCGGCAGCGGAACCCAAGCCGGGCGTGGACACAGAGGAAAATCGCTGGAACCACTACAATGAGTTCGTCTTCATCCGGGACTAG
- the Grik gene encoding grik, isoform C — protein sequence MWFVKMISTEASFPLGFILTSLLLAFPGCRGERTNVGLVYENTDPDLEKIFHLAISKANEENEDLQLHGVSVSIEPGNSFETSKKLCKMLRQNLVAVFGPTSNLAARHAMSICDAKELPFLDTRWDFGAQLPTINLHPHPATLGVALRDMVVALGWESFTIIYESGEYLPTVRELLQMYGTAGPTVTVRRYELDLNGNYRNVLRRIRNADDFSFVVVGSMATLPEFFKQAQQVGLVTSDYRYIIGNLDWHTMDLEPYQHAGTNITGLRLVSPDSEQVQEVAKALYESEEPFQNVSCPLTNSMALVYDGVQLLAETYKHVNFRPVALSCNDDSAWDKGYTLVNYMKSLTLNGLTGPIRFDYEGLRTDFKLEVIELAVSGMQKIGQWSGEDGFQENRPAPAHSLEPDMRSLVNKSFVVITAISEPYGMLKETSEKLEGNDQFEGFGIELIDELSKKLGFSYTWRLQEDNKYGGIDPKTGEWNGMLREIIDSRADMGITDLTMTSERESGVDFTIPFMSLGIGILFRKPMKEPPKLFSFMSPFSGEVWLWLGLAYMGVSISMFVLGRLSPAEWDNPYPCIEEPTELENQFSFANCLWFSIGALLQQGSELAPKAYSTRAVAASWWFFTLILVSSYTANLAAFLTVESLVTPINDADDLSKNKGGVNYGAKIGGATFNFFKESNYPTYQRMYEFMRDNPQYMTNTNQEGVDRVENSNYAFLMESTTIEYITERRCTLTQVGALLDEKGYGIAMRKNWPYRDTLSQAVLEMQEQGLLTKMKTKWWQEKRGGGACSDADEDSGAVALEISNLGGVFLVMGVGSFFGIFVSLLEMVLGVKERSDENQVSFKTELLDEIRFILQCSGNTKAVKYPKNSSRSNASSKSKGSSMSVDSLPEDTSEADASGKHNHGKK from the exons ATGTGGTTCGTGAAAATGATTTCAACAGAAGCGAGTTTTCCACTTGGCTTCATCCTAACGAGCTTGCTATTGGCATTTCCCGGTTGCCGAGGAGAGAGAACGAATGTGG GTCTCGTCTATGAGAACACCGATCCGGATCTCGAGAAGATCTTCCACCTGGCCATCAGCAAGGCGAATGAGGAGAATGAGGATCTGCAACTGCACGGCGTGTCCGTCTCCATTGAGCCGGGAAACTCCTTCGAAACctccaagaagctctgcaaAATGCTAAGG CAAAATCTGGTGGCAGTTTTCGGACCCACCTCGAATCTGGCCGCCCGTCACGCGATGAGCATCTGCGACGCCAAGGAGCTGCCATTTTTGGACACGCGCTGGGATTTTGGGGCCCAGCTGCCGACCATCAATCTGCACCCACATCCAGCCACGCTGGGCGTGGCCCTGCGGGATATGGTGGTGGCCCTGGGCTGGGAGAGCTTCACCATTATCTACGAGTCGGGCGAGTACTTGCCCACCGTGCGAGAGCTGCTGCAGATGTACGGCACCGCTGGTCCCACGGTCACGGTCCGTCGCTATGAGCTGGATCTGAACGGCAACTACCGGAATGTActgcggcgtatacgcaatgcggATGATTTCTCGTTTGTGGTTGTCGGATCCATGGCCACTCTGCCAGAGTTCTTCAAGCAAGCCCAGCAGGTGGGTCTGGTGACCAGCGACTACCGCTATATTATCGGCAACCTGGACTGGCACACCATGGACCTGGAGCCGTACCAACACGCCGGAACCAACATCACGGGTCTGCGCCTCGTCTCTCCGGATAGCGAACAGGTGCAGGAGGTGGCTAAGGCACTCTACGAGAGCGAGGAACCCTTCCAAAACG TGTCCTGCCCCCTGACCAACAGCATGGCCCTGGTCTACGATGGCGTCCAGCTTCTGGCCGAGACCTACAAGCATGTGAACTTCCGGCCCGTGGCCCTCAGTTGTAACGATGACAGTGCCTGGGACAAGGGCTACACGCTCGTCAACTACATGAAGTCG CTAACGCTGAATGGCCTCACGGGACCCATTCGGTTTGACTACGAGGGACTCCGCACGGATTTCAAGCTGGAAGTCATTGAGCTGGCCGTTTCGGGTATGCAGAAAATCGGGCAATGGAGCGGCGAGGATGGCTTCCAGGAGAATCGTCCTGCCCCGGCACACTCCCTGGAGCCGGATATGCGTTCGCTGGTGAACAAAAGCTTCGTCGTCATCACGGCCATT AGTGAACCCTATGGCATGCTAAAGGAGACCTCCGAGAAGCTGGAGGGCAACGATCAGTTTGAGGGCTTCGGCATCGAACTAATTGACGAGCTGTCCAAGAAGCTGGGATTCTCCTACACATGGCGCCTCCAGGAGGACAACAAGTATGGTGGAATCGATCCCAAAACAGGCGAATGGAATGGCATGTTGCGTGAGATAATTGACAGT cGCGCTGACATGGGCATTACGGATCTGACCATGACATCGGAACGAGAGAGCGGAGTCGACTTCACCATACCCTTTATGAGTCTGG GAATCGGCATCCTCTTTCGCAAACCGATGAAGGAGCCACCGAAGCTGTTCTCCTTCATGTCCCCGTTTTCAGGAGAGGTTTGGCTCTGGCTGGGTCTGGCCTACATGGGCGTATCCATCAGCATGTTCGTGCTGGGAAGGCTATCTCCGGCGGAGTGGGACAATCCGTATCCCTGCATTGAGGAGCCAACGGAATTGGAGAATCAGTTTAGTTTCGCCAACTGTCTATGGTTCTCCATAGGTGCTCTACTTCAGCAAGGATCTGAACTGGCTCCCAA gGCTTACTCCACTCGGGCCGTGGCCGCTTCCTGGTGGTTCTTCACATTGATTTTGGTCTCCTCTTACACTGCTAATCTGGCGGCTTTCCTCACTGTAGAGTCTTTGGTAACGCCCATCAATGATGCGGATGACCTATCGAAGAACAAGGGCGGTGTAAACTACGGGGCCAAAATTGGGGGAGCTACCTTTAACTTCTTTAAG GAATCAAACTATCCCACCTACCAGCGGATGTACGAGTTCATGAGGGATAATCCCCAGTACATGACCAACACCAACCAGGAGGGAGTTGATCGCGTGGAGAACTCCAACTACGCCTTTCTCATGGAGTCCACCACCATTGAGTATATCACAGAGCGCCGATGCACGCTCACTCAGGTGGGAGCATTGCTGGACGAGAAGGGATACGGGATAGCCATGCGAAAGA ACTGGCCGTACAGGGACACGTTGAGCCAGGCTGTTCTAGAGATGCAGGAGCAGGGTCTGCTGACCAAGATGAAGACCAAGTGGTGGCAGGAGAAGCGCGGCGGGGGAGCTTGTTCG GACGCGGACGAGGACTCTGGCGCCGTGGCCCTGGAGATTAGTAACCTGGGCGGTGTTTTCCTGGTGATGGGAGTCGGCTCCTTCTTTGGCATCTTTGTCTCCCTGCTCGAGATGGTGCTGGGCGTTAAGGAGCGCAGCGATGAGAACCAG GTGAGCTTCAAGACGGAACTTCTCGACGAGATCCGCTTCATTTTACAATGCTCCGGCAATACCAAAGCGGTGAAGTATCCGAAAAACTCTTCGCGATCGAATGCCAGCTCGAAATCGAAAGGCTCTTCCATGTCAGTGGATTCATTGCCCGAGGATACCTCAGAAGCTGACGCATCTGGCAAGCATAACCATGGCAAAAAGTAA
- the Grik gene encoding grik, isoform D has translation MWFVKMISTEASFPLGFILTSLLLAFPGCRGERTNVGLVYENTDPDLEKIFHLAISKANEENEDLQLHGVSVSIEPGNSFETSKKLCKMLRQNLVAVFGPTSNLAARHAMSICDAKELPFLDTRWDFGAQLPTINLHPHPATLGVALRDMVVALGWESFTIIYESGEYLPTVRELLQMYGTAGPTVTVRRYELDLNGNYRNVLRRIRNADDFSFVVVGSMATLPEFFKQAQQVGLVTSDYRYIIGNLDWHTMDLEPYQHAGTNITGLRLVSPDSEQVQEVAKALYESEEPFQNVSCPLTNSMALVYDGVQLLAETYKHVNFRPVALSCNDDSAWDKGYTLVNYMKSLTLNGLTGPIRFDYEGLRTDFKLEVIELAVSGMQKIGQWSGEDGFQENRPAPAHSLEPDMRSLVNKSFVVITAISEPYGMLKETSEKLEGNDQFEGFGIELIDELSKKLGFSYTWRLQEDNKYGGIDPKTGEWNGMLREIIDSRADMGITDLTMTSERESGVDFTIPFMSLGIGILFRKPMKEPPKLFSFMSPFSGEVWLWLGLAYMGVSISMFVLGRLSPAEWDNPYPCIEEPTELENQFSFANCLWFSIGALLQQGSELAPKAYSTRAVAASWWFFTLILVSSYTANLAAFLTVESLVTPINDADDLSKNKGGVNYGAKIGGATFNFFKESNYPTYQRMYEFMRDNPQYMTNTNQEGVDRVENSNYAFLMESTTIEYITERRCTLTQVGALLDEKGYGIAMRKNWPYRDTLSQAVLEMQEQGLLTKMKTKWWQEKRGGGACSEAPDSDASSLGFANLGGVYLVMFVGSCFGSIYGLVNCVVSVYLRARENKVSFKTELLDEIRFILQCSGNTKAVKYPKNSSRSNASSKSKGSSMSVDSLPEDTSEADASGKHNHGKK, from the exons ATGTGGTTCGTGAAAATGATTTCAACAGAAGCGAGTTTTCCACTTGGCTTCATCCTAACGAGCTTGCTATTGGCATTTCCCGGTTGCCGAGGAGAGAGAACGAATGTGG GTCTCGTCTATGAGAACACCGATCCGGATCTCGAGAAGATCTTCCACCTGGCCATCAGCAAGGCGAATGAGGAGAATGAGGATCTGCAACTGCACGGCGTGTCCGTCTCCATTGAGCCGGGAAACTCCTTCGAAACctccaagaagctctgcaaAATGCTAAGG CAAAATCTGGTGGCAGTTTTCGGACCCACCTCGAATCTGGCCGCCCGTCACGCGATGAGCATCTGCGACGCCAAGGAGCTGCCATTTTTGGACACGCGCTGGGATTTTGGGGCCCAGCTGCCGACCATCAATCTGCACCCACATCCAGCCACGCTGGGCGTGGCCCTGCGGGATATGGTGGTGGCCCTGGGCTGGGAGAGCTTCACCATTATCTACGAGTCGGGCGAGTACTTGCCCACCGTGCGAGAGCTGCTGCAGATGTACGGCACCGCTGGTCCCACGGTCACGGTCCGTCGCTATGAGCTGGATCTGAACGGCAACTACCGGAATGTActgcggcgtatacgcaatgcggATGATTTCTCGTTTGTGGTTGTCGGATCCATGGCCACTCTGCCAGAGTTCTTCAAGCAAGCCCAGCAGGTGGGTCTGGTGACCAGCGACTACCGCTATATTATCGGCAACCTGGACTGGCACACCATGGACCTGGAGCCGTACCAACACGCCGGAACCAACATCACGGGTCTGCGCCTCGTCTCTCCGGATAGCGAACAGGTGCAGGAGGTGGCTAAGGCACTCTACGAGAGCGAGGAACCCTTCCAAAACG TGTCCTGCCCCCTGACCAACAGCATGGCCCTGGTCTACGATGGCGTCCAGCTTCTGGCCGAGACCTACAAGCATGTGAACTTCCGGCCCGTGGCCCTCAGTTGTAACGATGACAGTGCCTGGGACAAGGGCTACACGCTCGTCAACTACATGAAGTCG CTAACGCTGAATGGCCTCACGGGACCCATTCGGTTTGACTACGAGGGACTCCGCACGGATTTCAAGCTGGAAGTCATTGAGCTGGCCGTTTCGGGTATGCAGAAAATCGGGCAATGGAGCGGCGAGGATGGCTTCCAGGAGAATCGTCCTGCCCCGGCACACTCCCTGGAGCCGGATATGCGTTCGCTGGTGAACAAAAGCTTCGTCGTCATCACGGCCATT AGTGAACCCTATGGCATGCTAAAGGAGACCTCCGAGAAGCTGGAGGGCAACGATCAGTTTGAGGGCTTCGGCATCGAACTAATTGACGAGCTGTCCAAGAAGCTGGGATTCTCCTACACATGGCGCCTCCAGGAGGACAACAAGTATGGTGGAATCGATCCCAAAACAGGCGAATGGAATGGCATGTTGCGTGAGATAATTGACAGT cGCGCTGACATGGGCATTACGGATCTGACCATGACATCGGAACGAGAGAGCGGAGTCGACTTCACCATACCCTTTATGAGTCTGG GAATCGGCATCCTCTTTCGCAAACCGATGAAGGAGCCACCGAAGCTGTTCTCCTTCATGTCCCCGTTTTCAGGAGAGGTTTGGCTCTGGCTGGGTCTGGCCTACATGGGCGTATCCATCAGCATGTTCGTGCTGGGAAGGCTATCTCCGGCGGAGTGGGACAATCCGTATCCCTGCATTGAGGAGCCAACGGAATTGGAGAATCAGTTTAGTTTCGCCAACTGTCTATGGTTCTCCATAGGTGCTCTACTTCAGCAAGGATCTGAACTGGCTCCCAA gGCTTACTCCACTCGGGCCGTGGCCGCTTCCTGGTGGTTCTTCACATTGATTTTGGTCTCCTCTTACACTGCTAATCTGGCGGCTTTCCTCACTGTAGAGTCTTTGGTAACGCCCATCAATGATGCGGATGACCTATCGAAGAACAAGGGCGGTGTAAACTACGGGGCCAAAATTGGGGGAGCTACCTTTAACTTCTTTAAG GAATCAAACTATCCCACCTACCAGCGGATGTACGAGTTCATGAGGGATAATCCCCAGTACATGACCAACACCAACCAGGAGGGAGTTGATCGCGTGGAGAACTCCAACTACGCCTTTCTCATGGAGTCCACCACCATTGAGTATATCACAGAGCGCCGATGCACGCTCACTCAGGTGGGAGCATTGCTGGACGAGAAGGGATACGGGATAGCCATGCGAAAGA ACTGGCCGTACAGGGACACGTTGAGCCAGGCTGTTCTAGAGATGCAGGAGCAGGGTCTGCTGACCAAGATGAAGACCAAGTGGTGGCAGGAGAAGCGCGGCGGGGGAGCTTGTTCG GAAGCCCCAGACTCGGATGCCTCCTCGCTGGGATTCGCCAATTTGGGCGGCGTCTACCTTGTCATGTTTGTGGGCAGCTGTTTTGGCAGTATTTACGGCTTGGTCAACTGCGTGGTGAGCGTCTACTTGAGAGCGCGGGAGAACAAG GTGAGCTTCAAGACGGAACTTCTCGACGAGATCCGCTTCATTTTACAATGCTCCGGCAATACCAAAGCGGTGAAGTATCCGAAAAACTCTTCGCGATCGAATGCCAGCTCGAAATCGAAAGGCTCTTCCATGTCAGTGGATTCATTGCCCGAGGATACCTCAGAAGCTGACGCATCTGGCAAGCATAACCATGGCAAAAAGTAA
- the Grik gene encoding grik, isoform A, giving the protein MWFVKMISTEASFPLGFILTSLLLAFPGCRGERTNVGLVYENTDPDLEKIFHLAISKANEENEDLQLHGVSVSIEPGNSFETSKKLCKMLRQNLVAVFGPTSNLAARHAMSICDAKELPFLDTRWDFGAQLPTINLHPHPATLGVALRDMVVALGWESFTIIYESGEYLPTVRELLQMYGTAGPTVTVRRYELDLNGNYRNVLRRIRNADDFSFVVVGSMATLPEFFKQAQQVGLVTSDYRYIIGNLDWHTMDLEPYQHAGTNITGLRLVSPDSEQVQEVAKALYESEEPFQNVSCPLTNSMALVYDGVQLLAETYKHVNFRPVALSCNDDSAWDKGYTLVNYMKSLTLNGLTGPIRFDYEGLRTDFKLEVIELAVSGMQKIGQWSGEDGFQENRPAPAHSLEPDMRSLVNKSFVVITAISEPYGMLKETSEKLEGNDQFEGFGIELIDELSKKLGFSYTWRLQEDNKYGGIDPKTGEWNGMLREIIDSRADMGITDLTMTSERESGVDFTIPFMSLGIGILFRKPMKEPPKLFSFMSPFSGEVWLWLGLAYMGVSISMFVLGRLSPAEWDNPYPCIEEPTELENQFSFANCLWFSIGALLQQGSELAPKAYSTRAVAASWWFFTLILVSSYTANLAAFLTVESLVTPINDADDLSKNKGGVNYGAKIGGATFNFFKESNYPTYQRMYEFMRDNPQYMTNTNQEGVDRVENSNYAFLMESTTIEYITERRCTLTQVGALLDEKGYGIAMRKNWPYRDTLSQAVLEMQEQGLLTKMKTKWWQEKRGGGACSVSDQPNLNLWQLVHVWVCAGRGRGLWRRGPGD; this is encoded by the exons ATGTGGTTCGTGAAAATGATTTCAACAGAAGCGAGTTTTCCACTTGGCTTCATCCTAACGAGCTTGCTATTGGCATTTCCCGGTTGCCGAGGAGAGAGAACGAATGTGG GTCTCGTCTATGAGAACACCGATCCGGATCTCGAGAAGATCTTCCACCTGGCCATCAGCAAGGCGAATGAGGAGAATGAGGATCTGCAACTGCACGGCGTGTCCGTCTCCATTGAGCCGGGAAACTCCTTCGAAACctccaagaagctctgcaaAATGCTAAGG CAAAATCTGGTGGCAGTTTTCGGACCCACCTCGAATCTGGCCGCCCGTCACGCGATGAGCATCTGCGACGCCAAGGAGCTGCCATTTTTGGACACGCGCTGGGATTTTGGGGCCCAGCTGCCGACCATCAATCTGCACCCACATCCAGCCACGCTGGGCGTGGCCCTGCGGGATATGGTGGTGGCCCTGGGCTGGGAGAGCTTCACCATTATCTACGAGTCGGGCGAGTACTTGCCCACCGTGCGAGAGCTGCTGCAGATGTACGGCACCGCTGGTCCCACGGTCACGGTCCGTCGCTATGAGCTGGATCTGAACGGCAACTACCGGAATGTActgcggcgtatacgcaatgcggATGATTTCTCGTTTGTGGTTGTCGGATCCATGGCCACTCTGCCAGAGTTCTTCAAGCAAGCCCAGCAGGTGGGTCTGGTGACCAGCGACTACCGCTATATTATCGGCAACCTGGACTGGCACACCATGGACCTGGAGCCGTACCAACACGCCGGAACCAACATCACGGGTCTGCGCCTCGTCTCTCCGGATAGCGAACAGGTGCAGGAGGTGGCTAAGGCACTCTACGAGAGCGAGGAACCCTTCCAAAACG TGTCCTGCCCCCTGACCAACAGCATGGCCCTGGTCTACGATGGCGTCCAGCTTCTGGCCGAGACCTACAAGCATGTGAACTTCCGGCCCGTGGCCCTCAGTTGTAACGATGACAGTGCCTGGGACAAGGGCTACACGCTCGTCAACTACATGAAGTCG CTAACGCTGAATGGCCTCACGGGACCCATTCGGTTTGACTACGAGGGACTCCGCACGGATTTCAAGCTGGAAGTCATTGAGCTGGCCGTTTCGGGTATGCAGAAAATCGGGCAATGGAGCGGCGAGGATGGCTTCCAGGAGAATCGTCCTGCCCCGGCACACTCCCTGGAGCCGGATATGCGTTCGCTGGTGAACAAAAGCTTCGTCGTCATCACGGCCATT AGTGAACCCTATGGCATGCTAAAGGAGACCTCCGAGAAGCTGGAGGGCAACGATCAGTTTGAGGGCTTCGGCATCGAACTAATTGACGAGCTGTCCAAGAAGCTGGGATTCTCCTACACATGGCGCCTCCAGGAGGACAACAAGTATGGTGGAATCGATCCCAAAACAGGCGAATGGAATGGCATGTTGCGTGAGATAATTGACAGT cGCGCTGACATGGGCATTACGGATCTGACCATGACATCGGAACGAGAGAGCGGAGTCGACTTCACCATACCCTTTATGAGTCTGG GAATCGGCATCCTCTTTCGCAAACCGATGAAGGAGCCACCGAAGCTGTTCTCCTTCATGTCCCCGTTTTCAGGAGAGGTTTGGCTCTGGCTGGGTCTGGCCTACATGGGCGTATCCATCAGCATGTTCGTGCTGGGAAGGCTATCTCCGGCGGAGTGGGACAATCCGTATCCCTGCATTGAGGAGCCAACGGAATTGGAGAATCAGTTTAGTTTCGCCAACTGTCTATGGTTCTCCATAGGTGCTCTACTTCAGCAAGGATCTGAACTGGCTCCCAA gGCTTACTCCACTCGGGCCGTGGCCGCTTCCTGGTGGTTCTTCACATTGATTTTGGTCTCCTCTTACACTGCTAATCTGGCGGCTTTCCTCACTGTAGAGTCTTTGGTAACGCCCATCAATGATGCGGATGACCTATCGAAGAACAAGGGCGGTGTAAACTACGGGGCCAAAATTGGGGGAGCTACCTTTAACTTCTTTAAG GAATCAAACTATCCCACCTACCAGCGGATGTACGAGTTCATGAGGGATAATCCCCAGTACATGACCAACACCAACCAGGAGGGAGTTGATCGCGTGGAGAACTCCAACTACGCCTTTCTCATGGAGTCCACCACCATTGAGTATATCACAGAGCGCCGATGCACGCTCACTCAGGTGGGAGCATTGCTGGACGAGAAGGGATACGGGATAGCCATGCGAAAGA ACTGGCCGTACAGGGACACGTTGAGCCAGGCTGTTCTAGAGATGCAGGAGCAGGGTCTGCTGACCAAGATGAAGACCAAGTGGTGGCAGGAGAAGCGCGGCGGGGGAGCTTGTTCGGTAAGTGATCAGCCTAATCTCAATCTCTGGCAGCTCGtgcatgtgtgggtgtgtgcagGACGCGGACGAGGACTCTGGCGCCGTGGCCCTGGAGATTAG
- the TotX gene encoding turandot X, whose product MGLSIGSLLICVFLGIVPFATANTNSSSYEEHRNYLLNIFHNPFVNDSIKEKNIPQLIAFYQRYPTDVPLSDADRQQFERFIHDYREYRAVLVDGAPPQGGSFGNIFGHFLGRVGTRYISSLFNKKREERKSNHAYIIEDYN is encoded by the coding sequence ATGGGGCTTTCTATTGGCAGCTTGCTAATATGCGTGTTCTTAGGCATAGTTCCTTTTGCAACTGCTAACACAAACAGTTCAAGTTATGAGGAACACAGGAATTATTTGCTTAACATCTTTCACAATCCATTTGTGAATGACTCCATTAAGGAGAAAAATATTCCGCAGCTAATCGCTTTTTATCAACGATATCCTACAGATGTTCCTCTATCCGACGCAGACAGGCAACAATTTGAAAGGTTTATTCATGATTACAGAGAATACCGGGCAGTTTTGGTTGATGGTGCACCACCTCAAGGAGGATCATTTGGAAACATATTTGGACACTTCCTAGGCAGAGTCGGAACCCGGTATATTTCGTCTCTGTTTAATAAGAAAAGGGAGGAAAGGAAATCCAACCATGCATACATAATCGAGGACTATAACTAA
- the CG31191 gene encoding uncharacterized protein, isoform A, giving the protein MGRREIKRSNTSGSTTRSYDSGSATTNFVGKFTQSVRRIVQDVKDEGAPSGMTRDEVIETNERLRSLRLRLEESYETAKKALINLMNKYGDSKSQRNIFQRYPMLKLMIKEVIRLETQYWTLVDIPRQEKQETVPSYVMRACSIMEKTQKSGEGVKTSARLAEEAAERRERMERLEHMTTAQIEHENTQLINDLYRLLKKYLGLRHLIRVLKEEYGSSKMYPIFPRYTMLKDMIKGIMHDPDYMEVCHETLANAN; this is encoded by the exons CAACCACAAACTTCGTGGGCAAGTTCACGCAGAGTGTGCGCCGAATCGTGCAGGATGTGAAGGACGAGGGGGCGCCCAGTGGAATGACGCGGGACGAGGTGATCGAGACGAACGAGCGCCTGCGATCCTTGCGCCTTCGCCTGGAGGAGTCCTACGAGACCGCCAAGAAAGCCCTGATCAACCTCATGAACAAGTACGGCGACTCGAAGAGCCAGCGCAACATCTTTCAGCGCTATCCCATGCTCAAGCTGATGATTAAG GAAGTCATCCGCCTGGAGACCCAGTACTGGACACTGGTGGACATCCCGCGGCAGGAGAAGCAGGAGACGGTGCCCTCTTACGTGATGCGGGCCTGCTCGATCATGGAGAAGACCCAGAAGTCCGGCGAGGGAGTCAAGACCTCCGCCCGCCTGGCAGAGGAGGCGGCAGAGCGGCGGGAGCGGATGGAGCGATTGGAAC ATATGACAACTGCGCAAATCGAACACGAGAATACGCAGCTAATAAACGACTTGTATCGCTTGCTGAAAAAGTATCTGGGACTGCGACACCTCATCCGTGTGTTGAAG GAAGAGTACGGCAGCTCAAAGATGTATCCGATATTTCCACGCTACACAATGCTGAAGGACATGATAAAGGGCATCATGCACGATCCGGACTACATGGAGGTGTGCCATGAGACACTGGCCAACGCCAACTGA